In a single window of the Coprothermobacter proteolyticus DSM 5265 genome:
- a CDS encoding Ig-like domain-containing protein, translating into MIKSATQDKQNKSFRVIKSILTLLLLVALCLPVGTFGIESNTSTRPQMSVAALSSESMIVNNDTATTAKNTPVTIDVLANDSDLEGGMLWLASVSTPSHGTVAINSDFSITYTPEQDWIGTDKFTYTVVKSTGEAGYGEVTVVVIENNPPVAMEDKILTRIGQEVVFSPTANDLDPENDDFYIIEISQPNNGYVQLLTPTTVSYTPYPWYKGTDSFTYTVRDTMGATSMSTVTIYVSSEGNMFAAVADAFKTMEETTTVVNPLQNDILAEGQQISISVVEPPQHGIISFLEDQRISYTPTTNWYGIDEFSYRLIDSMGRHETATVLVQVLPVQDPPVAIKDQVVTTRNTEVVISPLSNDYDPDGDHILLNGFFQPANGTAQDLGDGRVLYTPKSDWIGFDSFIYIISDGNGHTAIGTVYIEVTEQNHSPVAVNDRVSTPKNTPITVPVLDNDYDPDGDQLVVEEVGSPRYGSAIIDADNNIEYVPPLDWAGEDSFLYTISDGQGGKSVGVVTITVIEETKVLPPVASDDSAATDQNIPVDIRVLANDTDPNGLHLTIYGASKPSHGTIVILAEEGIIRYSPENNWFGTDTFTYTVVNAEGLTSQARVTVTVRGVQQEVNRNPVAKNDTATTGKNNAIKIYVLANDYDTDGDRLNIGSVTQPQNGKVTINSDRTVTYTPNKDFSGTDTFTYTVIDGKGGKSVGTVTVQVIAPNSAPTANNDTAYTRINTAVKINVLANDKDPDGDALTVEITLKPKNGSARVNTDNSVTYTPNKGFYGTDSFTYTVQDGKGGKATAVVTITVTNPTTSKKNVVITLRVGTTKYYVGEQPKYLDSQPIIKGGRTLLPIRFIVEAMGGSVAWYPQDRRVVVQLGSDMIELWIGKNKARVNGKEQAIDPNNPQVVPEIVNSRTMVPLRFVAEKLGAEVGWFDKTKHIVVIYGPYKTALFRLGNSEYLANSNMLNSRIPPMMKNNKVFFDPQPVIEHFGGSFTWNSASRTLTIRLGSRSLTHTVGTNYAVVNGARTSLDSSNSQVASMVVNQRPLLPADFVARSMNIGFVWDSMTQTLFMFYKK; encoded by the coding sequence ATGATAAAAAGTGCCACGCAAGATAAGCAAAACAAGAGCTTTAGAGTAATCAAGAGCATACTGACTCTTCTGCTTCTAGTAGCGCTCTGCTTGCCAGTAGGTACGTTCGGGATAGAATCAAACACCTCAACACGTCCGCAAATGTCAGTGGCAGCGCTGTCAAGTGAAAGTATGATTGTGAACAATGATACTGCAACCACGGCAAAGAACACACCTGTAACGATTGATGTTTTAGCGAATGATAGTGACTTGGAAGGCGGTATGCTGTGGTTGGCCAGCGTTTCCACACCGTCCCATGGAACTGTCGCCATTAACAGCGATTTTAGTATTACCTATACCCCCGAACAAGATTGGATAGGTACTGACAAGTTTACCTACACAGTGGTTAAATCCACTGGAGAGGCAGGTTATGGCGAAGTTACTGTGGTGGTGATTGAGAACAATCCTCCAGTAGCCATGGAAGACAAAATACTGACTCGTATCGGTCAGGAAGTAGTTTTTAGCCCCACAGCGAATGACCTAGATCCTGAAAATGACGATTTCTACATAATAGAAATCAGTCAACCCAATAACGGCTATGTCCAACTTTTGACACCCACAACAGTGTCATATACACCCTACCCCTGGTATAAGGGCACTGACTCATTCACATATACCGTACGGGACACAATGGGTGCCACCAGCATGTCCACAGTGACCATTTACGTCAGTAGCGAAGGAAACATGTTCGCAGCTGTTGCAGATGCTTTCAAAACCATGGAAGAAACCACCACTGTGGTGAACCCGCTTCAAAATGACATTTTGGCTGAAGGTCAACAAATAAGCATTAGCGTTGTTGAACCACCGCAACATGGCATCATCAGTTTTCTAGAAGATCAGCGCATTTCCTACACGCCCACCACAAATTGGTATGGCATAGACGAGTTCTCTTACAGATTAATCGATAGCATGGGCCGCCACGAAACTGCCACAGTTCTAGTCCAGGTCTTGCCGGTGCAGGACCCACCAGTAGCAATTAAAGATCAAGTTGTTACAACAAGAAACACAGAGGTCGTAATCAGTCCGCTTTCTAACGACTACGATCCAGATGGAGACCACATCTTACTTAATGGGTTTTTCCAACCCGCTAACGGAACTGCACAAGATCTAGGAGACGGCCGTGTTCTCTATACTCCTAAAAGCGACTGGATTGGTTTTGACTCCTTCATCTACATCATCTCAGATGGTAACGGTCATACTGCTATTGGCACCGTTTACATAGAAGTAACAGAGCAAAATCATTCTCCTGTGGCAGTGAATGATCGGGTTAGCACACCGAAAAACACTCCAATTACGGTACCAGTCTTGGACAATGATTACGATCCAGACGGCGATCAACTAGTGGTAGAAGAAGTAGGTTCGCCGCGTTACGGATCTGCCATCATCGATGCTGACAATAATATTGAGTACGTACCGCCGCTGGACTGGGCAGGAGAGGATAGCTTCCTTTATACCATAAGCGATGGTCAAGGGGGTAAAAGTGTTGGCGTAGTAACTATTACTGTTATAGAAGAAACAAAGGTACTTCCTCCTGTCGCCTCAGATGATTCTGCAGCAACTGATCAAAACATTCCCGTGGATATCAGAGTTTTAGCAAATGACACAGATCCTAATGGATTACATCTGACCATTTATGGTGCAAGTAAACCATCCCATGGAACCATTGTCATATTAGCTGAAGAAGGTATCATACGTTATAGTCCGGAGAACAACTGGTTTGGAACAGATACTTTCACCTATACGGTGGTAAACGCAGAGGGCCTAACAAGCCAAGCCCGGGTCACGGTTACCGTTAGAGGAGTGCAACAAGAGGTAAACCGCAATCCCGTTGCCAAGAACGACACGGCAACCACTGGTAAGAACAACGCCATCAAGATTTATGTCTTGGCAAACGACTATGACACTGATGGGGACCGTCTAAACATTGGTTCGGTAACACAGCCTCAGAATGGAAAAGTAACGATCAATTCTGATAGGACAGTTACCTACACTCCTAACAAAGACTTTAGTGGTACTGACACTTTCACTTACACTGTCATTGATGGAAAGGGAGGAAAATCCGTTGGTACAGTGACAGTTCAAGTAATTGCACCAAACTCTGCACCCACAGCCAACAACGATACGGCATACACAAGAATCAATACAGCTGTAAAAATAAACGTTTTAGCCAACGATAAGGACCCTGACGGTGACGCTTTGACAGTAGAAATAACTTTGAAACCGAAGAACGGTTCAGCCCGCGTCAATACGGACAACTCGGTTACCTACACCCCAAACAAAGGATTCTATGGAACAGACAGCTTTACGTACACAGTACAAGATGGTAAAGGAGGAAAAGCCACAGCTGTTGTAACAATAACCGTTACAAACCCTACCACATCAAAGAAAAACGTGGTAATAACATTAAGAGTAGGAACCACAAAATATTACGTGGGTGAGCAACCTAAGTACCTTGACTCTCAACCCATAATCAAAGGTGGACGTACTTTGCTCCCCATACGTTTCATTGTAGAAGCCATGGGAGGTTCAGTAGCCTGGTATCCGCAGGATCGTCGAGTCGTCGTTCAACTGGGTTCAGACATGATCGAACTCTGGATAGGCAAGAACAAAGCTCGAGTTAATGGAAAAGAACAAGCCATTGACCCCAACAATCCACAAGTCGTCCCAGAAATTGTAAATTCACGAACCATGGTTCCGTTAAGGTTTGTTGCAGAGAAACTCGGAGCTGAAGTGGGTTGGTTCGACAAAACTAAACATATCGTCGTTATTTACGGGCCATACAAAACAGCTTTGTTTCGATTGGGCAACTCAGAATACTTGGCAAATTCAAACATGTTGAACAGCAGAATACCGCCCATGATGAAAAACAATAAAGTTTTCTTTGATCCTCAGCCCGTTATTGAACATTTTGGAGGTAGCTTTACGTGGAACTCTGCAAGCAGAACACTCACGATAAGATTAGGATCTAGGTCACTAACTCACACTGTTGGTACTAATTACGCCGTCGTTAATGGAGCAAGAACCTCTTTAGATTCCTCGAACTCCCAAGTAGCATCCATGGTAGTTAACCAGCGACCGCTTCTACCTGCAGATTTTGTTGCAAGATCCATGAATATTGGTTTCGTCTGGGACTCCATGACGCAAACACTGTTCATGTTTTACAAGAAGTAA
- the gltX gene encoding glutamate--tRNA ligase codes for MSVNDSTHIKTRFAPSPTGYLHVGGARTALFNYLFAKKFGGTFLLRIEDTDPERSKPEYSEQILISMKWLGLDWDEGPYHQSERMHIYQQYTQKLLEEGKAYRCFCTTEELEQMREQQRQQGLPTRYDGRCSRLTQEEIEERLNKGMPFAVRLKVPQDRGIIAWDDMVKGHIEINSSELDDFILVRSDGTPTYNFAVVIDDHTMGVTHVLRGEDHIPNTPKQILIYEALGWETPEFGHVPMILGKDKTKLSKRHGAVGVEAYRDEGFLPEALFNFLALLGASYDPDREVYTKQELIDLFDPKKIGLHPAVFDPDKLYYINREHMKMLPPEELLDRIRPFAEAKGFQIEPYHLRLIPLLVERMRTLKDFVELADYIFTDDFTVDEKAQELLAKDLPLGGLAEQLDATVWDADHIEAVLRQYAQDKGIKPRDYFPFIRAVISGKSVGPSLFHLMEAMPKDMVLRRLRKS; via the coding sequence ATGAGTGTTAACGACTCCACACACATAAAGACTCGATTTGCTCCTTCACCTACTGGTTATTTGCACGTGGGAGGAGCCAGAACAGCTCTTTTTAACTACCTTTTTGCAAAAAAGTTTGGAGGAACGTTCTTGCTGCGCATCGAGGACACTGACCCTGAGCGCAGTAAACCCGAGTACTCTGAGCAAATACTGATTTCCATGAAATGGCTGGGCTTGGATTGGGACGAAGGACCTTACCACCAATCTGAACGCATGCACATTTACCAGCAGTACACCCAAAAACTTCTGGAGGAAGGCAAAGCTTATCGCTGCTTTTGTACCACCGAGGAGCTAGAGCAGATGCGAGAGCAGCAGCGTCAGCAAGGACTCCCAACACGTTACGATGGACGCTGCTCACGACTTACCCAAGAAGAGATTGAAGAGCGGCTCAACAAAGGCATGCCCTTTGCTGTTAGGCTGAAAGTACCGCAAGATAGAGGCATAATCGCATGGGACGACATGGTCAAAGGCCACATTGAGATTAACAGTAGTGAACTGGACGATTTCATCTTGGTGAGAAGTGATGGTACACCCACTTACAACTTCGCCGTGGTCATAGACGACCACACAATGGGTGTTACTCACGTGCTCAGAGGAGAAGATCACATACCCAACACCCCTAAGCAAATCCTTATTTATGAAGCACTGGGCTGGGAAACACCCGAGTTTGGACATGTCCCCATGATCTTGGGGAAGGACAAAACCAAACTTTCCAAGAGGCACGGTGCCGTGGGCGTGGAAGCATATCGCGACGAAGGGTTCCTACCTGAAGCGCTGTTTAACTTCCTCGCCTTGCTGGGTGCGTCCTATGACCCAGACAGAGAAGTCTACACTAAACAAGAACTCATTGATCTTTTCGACCCAAAAAAGATTGGCTTGCACCCAGCGGTATTTGACCCCGATAAGCTCTACTACATAAACCGCGAACACATGAAAATGCTTCCTCCAGAAGAACTTCTGGACCGCATAAGGCCCTTTGCGGAAGCGAAAGGATTCCAGATTGAACCTTACCACCTGAGGCTAATTCCACTCTTGGTAGAGCGTATGCGCACCTTGAAAGACTTTGTTGAACTGGCTGACTACATCTTCACTGATGATTTCACAGTGGATGAAAAAGCACAGGAGCTTTTGGCAAAGGATTTGCCACTGGGAGGTTTGGCTGAGCAGCTTGACGCTACGGTGTGGGACGCAGATCACATCGAAGCTGTGCTGAGGCAGTATGCTCAGGACAAAGGTATAAAACCACGCGACTACTTCCCATTTATCAGAGCAGTAATCAGCGGTAAATCCGTGGGACCTTCCCTATTCCACCTCATGGAAGCCATGCCCAAAGACATGGTTCTAAGGAGGCTACGTAAGAGCTAA
- the alaS gene encoding alanine--tRNA ligase encodes MYMSGDEIRSVYLSFFEEKGHLRLPSSSLLPDDPTLMFTSAGMVQFKPYFLGQAQPPAKRITTVQKCLRTGDLENVGHTSRHHTFFEMLGNFSIGDYFKKEAILWAWELVTQRFKLPPERLWVTIYQDDDESFDIWHNLVGLPENRIVRMGKEENFWGPPGPTGPCGPCSEIHYDMGEEWPCDDPSKGPAAEGERFREFWNLVFTQYYQDENGNLSDLPRKNIDTGMGLERMAAIMQGKPTNFETDLFQPIIEAIGQLTGKKYEENLVAFRVIADHIRALTFAITDGAVPSNEGRGYVIRRIARRSVRYGLQLGKEEPFLYNIVPVVVEHYKNWYPELIGGQDLSMKLIKQEEEAFLRTLSSSQRYLDELVQQMKKQGIKEVPAEEVFRLYDTYGLPLDIIDDVLQENNLSTDKEKLNQIIEQYKEQSRASWKGGEAVLTDTIFTRLVGNIKTEFTGYDQLEDSSTIIATVKDNSRTELHEGDEGAIIVEHTPFYAESGGQEADHGIITTETGTFRVDDVQKVLGGNVIVHYGQVTSGVIKEGQQAFLQVDIERRKAMQRAHTATHLLHAALRRVLGDHVRQGGSKVGPDWFRFDFSHFESMSPAQIQEVERLVNEQVLENKEVNIFFTSLDEAKKMGAMALFGEKYGETVRVVEVPDWSMELCGGTHAKRTGDIGLFHIISESASSQGIRRIEAITGKKALEHLWNLEKLVKDVAEELDTSKDMVVQKLQKLNQDLKEKDKEIKHLIERVHTAEGKELFTKAEEINGIKFINAVFPPRDPSALIIAVDAMRSFNKPFVAALGTLNNEKPVLVLAASPDVAEKVNLREVVNMAASYIGGKGGGRPTLVQAGGTDASRLSVAVQQAIYECKRRLGLA; translated from the coding sequence ATGTATATGTCTGGAGATGAAATACGCTCAGTTTACCTAAGTTTCTTTGAAGAGAAAGGTCATCTACGTTTGCCTTCGTCTTCCTTGCTGCCTGACGATCCCACTCTCATGTTCACCAGTGCTGGCATGGTGCAGTTTAAGCCTTATTTCTTAGGCCAGGCACAGCCTCCTGCCAAGCGCATAACCACAGTTCAAAAATGCCTCAGAACGGGTGATCTGGAAAACGTGGGTCACACTTCACGGCACCACACCTTTTTTGAAATGCTGGGAAACTTTTCCATTGGCGATTACTTCAAGAAAGAAGCCATTCTTTGGGCATGGGAGTTGGTTACTCAGCGTTTCAAACTTCCACCAGAGCGCCTTTGGGTAACCATTTACCAAGATGACGATGAATCCTTTGACATATGGCATAACTTGGTAGGACTTCCAGAAAACCGCATAGTCCGTATGGGAAAAGAAGAAAACTTCTGGGGGCCTCCTGGACCCACAGGTCCATGTGGACCTTGCAGTGAGATTCACTACGACATGGGTGAAGAGTGGCCTTGCGATGACCCTTCAAAAGGACCTGCAGCAGAGGGAGAACGGTTCCGCGAGTTCTGGAATTTGGTCTTTACCCAGTACTACCAAGACGAAAACGGCAACCTTTCTGATTTACCCAGAAAGAACATCGATACAGGGATGGGCCTTGAGCGCATGGCTGCCATCATGCAAGGAAAACCCACAAACTTTGAAACGGATCTTTTCCAGCCCATCATAGAAGCCATTGGGCAGCTAACGGGCAAGAAATACGAAGAAAACTTAGTCGCTTTTCGTGTTATTGCTGATCACATAAGAGCACTCACCTTTGCCATAACAGACGGCGCTGTTCCTTCCAATGAGGGCAGAGGTTATGTTATAAGACGCATTGCTCGCCGCTCAGTCAGGTACGGATTACAGCTTGGTAAAGAAGAACCGTTCCTGTACAACATCGTGCCCGTTGTCGTTGAACATTATAAGAACTGGTATCCAGAGCTCATCGGTGGCCAAGACCTTTCCATGAAACTCATCAAGCAGGAAGAAGAAGCGTTCCTGCGTACCTTGAGCAGTAGCCAGCGCTACCTAGATGAACTTGTCCAGCAAATGAAAAAGCAGGGCATCAAAGAAGTGCCTGCTGAAGAAGTGTTCAGACTTTACGATACCTACGGTTTGCCTTTGGACATCATCGACGATGTACTGCAGGAAAATAACCTTAGCACGGATAAAGAGAAGCTAAACCAGATTATCGAGCAGTACAAGGAGCAGTCCAGAGCTTCTTGGAAAGGCGGAGAAGCAGTTCTCACCGACACCATTTTTACTCGTCTTGTGGGGAACATAAAGACTGAGTTCACTGGGTATGACCAGTTGGAAGACAGCTCCACCATCATTGCAACGGTAAAGGACAATAGCCGAACAGAGCTTCACGAAGGCGATGAAGGTGCCATCATAGTGGAGCACACCCCCTTCTACGCTGAAAGTGGAGGACAGGAAGCAGACCACGGCATTATCACCACTGAAACAGGCACGTTCCGCGTAGATGATGTGCAGAAGGTCTTAGGCGGTAATGTGATTGTACATTACGGACAGGTAACTTCAGGTGTAATTAAAGAAGGACAGCAAGCCTTTTTGCAGGTGGACATAGAAAGGCGTAAAGCCATGCAAAGGGCACACACAGCCACTCACCTTTTGCATGCAGCTCTTAGGCGCGTGCTTGGAGATCACGTCAGACAGGGTGGTTCAAAAGTTGGACCAGATTGGTTCCGTTTTGACTTTAGTCACTTTGAAAGCATGTCCCCCGCCCAGATTCAAGAAGTGGAGCGTCTGGTTAACGAGCAAGTACTAGAAAACAAAGAGGTGAACATATTCTTCACCAGTCTGGATGAAGCGAAGAAGATGGGTGCCATGGCGCTCTTTGGGGAAAAATATGGTGAAACCGTCAGAGTAGTTGAAGTGCCCGACTGGTCCATGGAGCTTTGCGGTGGTACTCACGCAAAGCGAACAGGCGACATTGGTTTGTTCCATATCATAAGCGAATCAGCAAGCAGTCAAGGTATAAGAAGAATTGAAGCCATCACAGGGAAAAAGGCTCTGGAGCATTTGTGGAATTTAGAAAAGTTGGTTAAAGATGTAGCAGAGGAGCTGGATACGTCCAAAGACATGGTCGTGCAAAAACTACAAAAACTGAACCAGGACTTAAAAGAAAAGGACAAAGAAATCAAGCACCTTATTGAACGGGTACACACTGCTGAAGGAAAAGAACTCTTTACCAAAGCAGAGGAGATAAACGGCATTAAGTTCATAAATGCAGTGTTCCCACCCAGAGACCCCAGTGCGCTCATCATTGCTGTTGATGCCATGAGAAGTTTTAACAAACCTTTTGTGGCGGCTTTGGGAACCTTGAACAATGAAAAACCCGTCTTGGTCTTGGCAGCGTCACCTGATGTGGCCGAGAAGGTAAACCTCCGTGAAGTAGTGAACATGGCAGCTTCCTACATAGGAGGTAAAGGTGGCGGACGCCCCACACTGGTACAGGCGGGAGGCACTGATGCATCTCGCTTGTCCGTGGCAGTGCAGCAAGCCATCTACGAATGTAAAAGGAGGCTTGGTTTAGCATGA
- a CDS encoding tRNA nucleotidyltransferase/poly(A) polymerase family protein has translation MDFLVGGCLRDIILGKPPKDYDIISDAHVPFEPKVVLGKDVLTYRYIIGGKIVDVSSQLNLQKRDFPMNAMALDFQGNYYDPRGGLEDLFNRQLSVEKERLEEDPIRVLRAAKLCAELGLTPVGDKVDGLLLLRQVNEGRLYQEYLKMILSPEWLKAIEILKDFFQLPLKVPSTNLPPLAPIRTSACEAHHYPELFGLPPKLTNLCWDLEHMDLADPPACLCTHGKKAVWGALVQSKPEVIQLYKAWALFRHRAPKTPTTENPHKHYYDQCVAFLREKQELGDA, from the coding sequence ATGGATTTCTTAGTTGGCGGCTGTTTGCGAGACATCATATTGGGCAAACCGCCCAAAGATTATGATATCATAAGCGACGCACATGTGCCCTTTGAACCCAAGGTTGTTTTGGGAAAAGATGTCCTAACTTATCGCTACATCATAGGCGGCAAAATTGTCGATGTAAGCTCACAGCTTAACCTGCAAAAACGCGATTTTCCCATGAATGCCATGGCACTGGATTTCCAAGGAAACTACTATGACCCACGAGGTGGGTTAGAAGACCTTTTTAACAGACAGCTGTCCGTGGAGAAAGAAAGGCTGGAAGAAGACCCAATAAGGGTTTTAAGAGCTGCCAAGCTGTGCGCTGAACTTGGTCTAACACCTGTGGGAGACAAGGTGGACGGCCTTTTACTGCTAAGGCAAGTGAACGAAGGCCGACTTTACCAGGAATATCTAAAAATGATACTATCTCCAGAATGGCTAAAAGCCATAGAGATTCTTAAAGACTTTTTCCAGCTTCCATTAAAAGTACCTTCAACCAATTTGCCGCCCCTAGCACCCATTAGAACCTCAGCATGCGAAGCACACCACTACCCAGAGCTGTTTGGTTTACCTCCAAAACTGACAAACCTGTGCTGGGATTTGGAGCACATGGACCTTGCCGATCCACCTGCCTGCCTATGCACCCACGGTAAAAAAGCTGTTTGGGGTGCCTTGGTTCAAAGCAAACCTGAAGTTATACAGCTTTATAAGGCGTGGGCACTGTTTCGTCACAGAGCACCTAAAACACCCACTACAGAGAACCCCCACAAGCATTACTACGACCAATGCGTAGCATTTTTAAGAGAAAAGCAGGAGCTTGGTGACGCTTAG
- the rplM gene encoding 50S ribosomal protein L13 has translation MEGGNTVKTIMAKPGQVERKWYVVDAAGKPLGRLSAGIARILMGKHKPIWTPGVDCGDFVIVINAEKVALSGSKELKKVYYDHSGYLGGQRVTPAWQLRQKKPEQLIYRSVKGMLPKNSLGRRQITHLKVYAGPEHPHQAQQPEKIELP, from the coding sequence ATGGAAGGAGGAAACACCGTGAAAACCATAATGGCAAAACCAGGTCAGGTAGAAAGAAAGTGGTACGTGGTTGATGCTGCTGGTAAGCCGCTAGGAAGGCTGTCAGCTGGCATTGCACGTATCCTCATGGGCAAGCACAAACCCATCTGGACACCTGGCGTGGATTGTGGCGATTTCGTTATTGTGATCAATGCAGAGAAGGTAGCTTTGAGTGGCTCTAAAGAACTCAAGAAAGTGTATTATGACCACTCTGGTTATCTGGGTGGCCAGCGAGTTACACCAGCCTGGCAGCTAAGGCAGAAAAAGCCAGAGCAGCTCATTTACAGATCAGTGAAGGGCATGCTGCCCAAGAATAGTTTGGGACGCAGGCAGATCACTCACTTGAAGGTTTATGCGGGACCGGAACATCCGCATCAGGCTCAGCAGCCTGAGAAGATTGAGCTGCCATAA
- the rpsI gene encoding 30S ribosomal protein S9 translates to MQAQAPVVGRRKRAVARVRLVPGTGRILVNGHDYKEYFHRVTLEKVVEKPFEATGTLGQYDVFARVEGGGKSGQADAIRLGIARALVRLNPEWRKPLRQTKLVYSLLTRDPREKERKKYGLHGARRARQYRKR, encoded by the coding sequence ATGCAAGCACAAGCACCGGTAGTAGGTAGAAGAAAAAGGGCAGTTGCCAGAGTCAGATTGGTGCCTGGGACCGGTCGCATCCTTGTAAACGGGCATGATTACAAAGAGTACTTCCACCGAGTAACCTTGGAAAAGGTTGTTGAGAAGCCTTTTGAAGCCACTGGTACTCTGGGACAGTATGATGTTTTCGCTCGCGTAGAAGGCGGCGGCAAGAGCGGTCAGGCAGATGCCATCAGACTGGGTATTGCCCGGGCACTGGTCAGATTGAATCCTGAGTGGCGTAAACCACTAAGGCAAACCAAGTTGGTTTACTCTCTGCTTACCAGAGATCCCAGGGAGAAAGAACGTAAGAAATACGGACTGCACGGAGCTCGTAGGGCTCGTCAGTACAGAAAACGTTAG